From Nocardia sp. NBC_00416:
GACGGGATGCTCGATCCCGACGAGTTCGGTCAGGGGGGTCCGCAGCCGAGAGGTCACTGCGGGACCTCCTTGTCGCGGATCTTCTTGGGATCCAGTACTTCGCGGATGATCCGCAGCTCCTCATCGGTCGGCAGACGTGATTCGCCCGCCGTCCCCAGGTCCGCGATCTCGAACGAGGTGTTCTGCGCGACCTCGTCCGCGGTGACCCCCGGGTGCAGGCTCAGCGCCCGCATGGTGTGCCCGGGGCCGCCGAAATCGAAGACGCCCAGATTGCTGATCACACGATGGATGTGATGGAACCGGAACGCGGGGTTGTCCGCGTCGACCTTGTCGTACCCGACACCTGCGACGATATCCACCTGCTCGCAGAACACTCGCTTACCGTGCCGCGGGATCCAGTAGCTGGTGGGATGGTTGACGGTGTTGCCGGGCGCGCCGCGGACGCCGAACATCTGCCGGGTGGGCTGCTGGAGCGGGCCGAAGGCGGAGAGGTTCTGGTTGCCGTAGCGGTCGATCTGGTTGGCGCCCATCACCACATGGCGACGGCCGGAGGCCAGCACGTCGAAGACCTTGCGGAACGGGATCCAGCCCTCGGCGGGCGCTTTGCCGCCGATCGGCGGTGTTTCCGCGAGGAACAAGGCCTCGCCGTCGGAGAGCAGCAGGTCGGGCTCGAAGGTGAGCTTCGCCAGTCGCGCGCCCAGTTGCGACATCGGCGACATGGGGCTGGCGAAGATCTCGCCGGCGTCGCGGAAGATCTCGGCGCAGGCGATCGCGCACACCTCGGCGCGGCTGATGGTTTCGGTGCTGGTCACCGCTCCTCCTTGAATCGCGCGACAGCGGCCTGGTAGTCGGCTT
This genomic window contains:
- a CDS encoding CoA-transferase subunit beta produces the protein MTSTETISRAEVCAIACAEIFRDAGEIFASPMSPMSQLGARLAKLTFEPDLLLSDGEALFLAETPPIGGKAPAEGWIPFRKVFDVLASGRRHVVMGANQIDRYGNQNLSAFGPLQQPTRQMFGVRGAPGNTVNHPTSYWIPRHGKRVFCEQVDIVAGVGYDKVDADNPAFRFHHIHRVISNLGVFDFGGPGHTMRALSLHPGVTADEVAQNTSFEIADLGTAGESRLPTDEELRIIREVLDPKKIRDKEVPQ